From the genome of Blautia pseudococcoides, one region includes:
- a CDS encoding 3-oxoacyl-[acyl-carrier-protein] synthase III C-terminal domain-containing protein gives MTGINFIATWLPEEEMEVGDFFDLYAKENKKNKNLEEIKSYFAGKSGFNKIKIGEKYQLVDVFDSLVEKYIRKISPNLESIKYIIYTNSESINTTDEKRIPNEIQNKYKLFNASIIEINQQCGSCACAIALAYKLLESNERALIMSANMMHGISERYKPHSIISDGAAIMEIKGDNAKLQILDFQLKTRPYIGRIGFNKNLNMMKYCIKLIDNLLKANGLSKESISYMIHQNLNIEIYEIMFILLYGLTNTVFCWENVKKFGHVGDVDLILNLEVLLKQKVLKDGDIIVLFAIGEIFSSVNCNSILLQFTERV, from the coding sequence ATGACAGGTATAAATTTTATCGCAACATGGTTGCCAGAAGAAGAAATGGAGGTAGGGGATTTCTTTGACTTATATGCCAAAGAAAATAAAAAAAACAAAAATTTAGAAGAGATAAAATCGTATTTTGCTGGGAAATCGGGTTTTAACAAAATTAAAATAGGTGAAAAATATCAGCTAGTTGATGTTTTTGATTCTTTGGTTGAAAAGTATATTAGAAAAATTTCGCCAAACTTGGAGAGTATAAAATATATTATTTATACAAATTCTGAGTCAATAAATACAACAGATGAAAAAAGAATACCTAATGAAATACAGAATAAATATAAATTATTTAATGCTTCAATAATAGAAATCAATCAGCAATGTGGAAGCTGTGCATGTGCTATTGCGTTAGCATATAAATTGCTAGAGAGTAACGAGAGGGCATTAATTATGTCTGCTAATATGATGCATGGGATAAGTGAACGCTATAAACCTCATTCAATTATCAGTGATGGAGCAGCTATAATGGAGATAAAAGGGGATAATGCTAAATTGCAAATTTTAGATTTTCAATTGAAAACTAGACCCTATATAGGCCGTATTGGATTTAATAAAAACTTGAATATGATGAAATATTGCATAAAACTCATAGACAATTTGCTTAAAGCTAATGGCTTATCCAAAGAAAGTATTTCATATATGATTCATCAGAATTTAAATATAGAAATATATGAAATAATGTTCATTTTATTATACGGCTTAACTAATACCGTTTTTTGTTGGGAAAATGTAAAAAAGTTTGGTCATGTTGGAGATGTAGATTTAATACTTAATTTAGAAGTTTTACTAAAGCAAAAGGTACTCAAAGATGGTGATATAATTGTTTTATTTGCAATAGGGGAAATCTTTTCTAGTGTAAATTGCAATAGTATATTACTACAATTTACTGAAAGGGTGTAG